In Drosophila santomea strain STO CAGO 1482 chromosome 3L, Prin_Dsan_1.1, whole genome shotgun sequence, a single window of DNA contains:
- the LOC120448920 gene encoding transient receptor potential cation channel subfamily A member 1 isoform X4 encodes MTSGDKETPKREDFSSALRFLMGGCVRESEMTAMAPLNLPKKWARILRMSSAPKIPIVDYLEAAESGNLDDFKRLFMADNSRIALKDAKGRTAAHQAAARNRVNILRYIRDQNGDFNAKDNAGNTPLHIAVECDAYDALDYLLSIPVDTGVLNEKKQAPVHLATELNKVKSLRVMGQYRNVIDIQQGGEHGRTALHLAAIYDHEECARILITEFDACPRKPCNNGYYPIHEAAKNASSKTMEVFFQWGEQRGCTREEMISFYDSEGNVPLHSAVHGGDIKAVELCLKSGAKISTQQHDLSTPVHLACAQGAIDIVKLMFEMQPMEKRLCLSCTDVQKMTPLHCASMFDHPDIVSYLVAEGADINALDKEHRSPLLLAASRSGWKTVHLLIRLGACISVKDAAARNVLHFVIMNGGRLTDFAEQVANCQTQAQLKLLLNEKDSMGCSPLHYASRDGHIRSLENLIRLGACINLKNNNNESPLHFAARYGRYNTVRQLLDSEKGSFIINESDGAGMTPLHISSQQGHTRVVQLLLNRGALLHRDHTGRNPLQLAAMSGYTETIELLHSVHSHLLDQVDKDGNTALHLATMENKPHAISVLMSMGCKLVYNVLDMSAIDYAIYYKYPEAALAMVTHEERANEVMALRSDKHPCVTLALIASMPKVFEAVQDKCITKANCKKDSKSFYIKYSFWPYQKTPEQIEAKRKEFNDPKWRPAPLAVVNTMVTHGRVELLAHPLSQKYLQMKWNSYGKYFHLANLLIYSIFLVFVTIYSSLMMNNIELKAGDNKTMSQYCNMGWERLTMNLSQNPAVASQIRLDSCEERINRTTAILFCAVVIVVYILLNSMRELIQIYQQKVHYILETVNLISWVLYISALVMVTPAFQPDGVINTIHYSAASIAVFLSWFRLLLFLQRFDQVGIYVVMFLEILQTLIKVLMVFSILIIAFGLAFYILLSKIIDPQPNHLSFSNIPMSLLRTFSMMLGELDFVGTYVNTYYRDQLKVPMTSFLILSVFMILMPILLMNLLIGLAVGDIESVRRNAQLKRLAMQVVLHTELERKLPHVWLQRVDKMELIEYPNETKCKLGFCDFILRKWFSNPFTEDSSMDVISFDNNDDYINAELERQRRKLRDISRMLEQQHQLVRLIVQKMEIKTEADDVDEGISPNELRSVVGLRSAGGNRWNSPRVRNKLRAALSFNKSM; translated from the exons GACTTCGGGCGACAAGGAGACTCCTAAGAGGGAAGACTTCTCCAGTGCGCTGCGATTCCTGATGGGCGGCTGTGTCCGCGAATCGGAGATGACTGCAATGGCGCCGCTTAACCTGCCCAAAAAGTGGGCACGCATCCTGCGGATGTCCTCGGCGCCAAAGATACCCATCGTGGACTATCTGGAG GCGGCTGAGTCCGGAAACCTTGACGACTTCAAGCGACTCTTCATGGCGGACAACTCGCGCATTGCTTTAAAGGATGCGAAAGGACGAACGGCTGCCCATCAGGCGGCTGCCCGTAATAGGGTTAACATTTTGCGGTACATTCGCGACCAGAATGGCG ACTTTAATGCGAAGGATAATGCCGGCAATACGCCGCTTCACATCGCCGTCGAGTGCGATGCCTACGATGCTCTGGACTATCTATTGTCCAT CCCAGTGGATACGGGCGTGCTGAACGAGAAGAAGCAGGCCCCAGTGCACCTGGCCACCGAGCTGAACAAGGTGAAGTCCCTGCGGGTGATGGGTCAGTACCGCAATGTCATCGATATCCAGCAGGGCGGCGAACATGGACGCACTGCTCTGCACTTGGCCGCCATCTACGATCACGAGGAGTGCGCTCGCATCCTG ATAACTGAGTTCGATGCATGCCCACGTAAGCCCTGTAACAATGGTTATTATCCCATACACGAAGCGGCCAAGAATGCCAGCTCCAAGACAATGGAGGTCTTCTTCCAG TGGGGCGAGCAGCGCGGCTGCACCCGCGAGGAGATGATATCCTTCTACGACTCGGAGGGCAATGTGCCGCTCCATTCGGCTGTCCATGGTGGCGACATCAAGGCTGTGGAGCTGTGCCTCAAGTCCGGCGCCAAGATATCCACGCAGCAACACGATCTCTCGACGCCAGTGCACCTGGCTTGTGCCCAG GGAGCCATCGACATTGTGAAGCTCATGTTCGAGATGCAGCCCATGGAGAAGCGACTCTGTCTGAGTTGCACGGACGTGCAGAAGATGACGCCGCTGCACTGCGCCTCCATGTTCGATCATCCGGACATCGTGTCCTATCTGGTGGCCGAGGGAGCGGACATCAATGCCCTGGACAAGGAGCACCGCTCGCCGTTGCTCCTGGCGGCATCGCGAAGTGGTTGGAAAACAG TCCACCTCCTTATCCGTTTAGGGGCGTGCATAAGTGTCAAGGACGCCGCCGCCCGCAATGTGCTGCACTTCGTCATCATGAACGGCGGTCGGCTGACGGACTTCGCCGAGCAGGTGGCCAACTGCCAGACGCAGGCGCagctgaagctgctgctcAACGAGAAGGACAGCATGGGCTGCTCGCCGCTGCACTACGCCAGCCGGGATGGGCACATCCGGTCGCTGGAGAATCTCATTCGACTGGGCGCCTGCATCAATCtgaagaacaacaacaacgagagTCCGCTGCACTTTGCCGCTCGCTACGGAAGGTACAATACGGTGCGGCAGCTGCTGGACTCCGAGAAGGGATCGTTCATCATCAACGAGAGTGACGGTGCTGGGATGACGCCACTGCACATATCCTCGCAGCAAGGACACACTCGGgtggtgcagctgctgctcaaTCGCGGAGCTCTGCTGCATCGGGACCACACCGGACGCAATCCTCTCCAGCTGGCGGCCATGTCCGGTTACACCGAGACCATCGAGCTGCTGCACTCGGTGCACTCGCATCTGCTCGATCAGGTGGACAAGGATGGG AACACCGCTCTCCACCTGGCCACCATGGAGAATAAGCCCCATGCGATCTCCGTGCTGATGTCTATGGGCTGTAAGCTGGTCTACAATGTTCTGGACATGAGTGCCATTGACTATGCCATCTACTACAAGTATCCGGAGGCTGCCCTGGCCATGGTGACCCATGAGGAGCGAGCCAACGAGGTGATGGCTCTGCGCTCGGACAAGCATCCGTGCGTCACCCTGGCGCTGATTGCCTCCATGCCCAAGGTATTCGAAGCGGTGCAGGACAAGTGCATCACCAAGGCCAACTGCAAGAAGGACTCGAAGAGTTTCTAC ATAAAATATTCGTTTTGGCCCTACCAAAAGACACCCGAACAGATTGAGGCCAAGCGCAAAGAGTTCAATGACCCCAAGTGGCGACCCGCGCCTTTGGCCGTGGTGAAC ACCATGGTTACCCATGGCAGGGTGGAGCTGCTGGCCCATCCGCTCAGCCAGAAGTATCTGCAGATGAAGTGGAACTCGTACGGCAAGTACTTTCACCTGGCCAACCTGCTGATCTACTCGATATTCCTGGTCTTTGTGACCATCTACTCCTCGCTGATGATGAACAACATTGAATTGAAGGCTGGGGACAACAAGACGATGAGTCAGTACTGCAACATGGG GTGGGAGCGGCTGACCATGAATCTCTCCCAGAACCCGGCGGTAGCATCCCAGATTCGTTTGGATTCCTGTGAGGAGCGCATCAATAGAACCACTGCAATACTTTTCTGTGCCGTGGTCATCGTGGTCTATATACTGCTCAACTCGATGCGGGAACTCAtacagatataccagcagaaAGTGCACTATATCCTGGAGACGGTTAACTTGATATCCTGGGTGCTGTACATCTCGGCCTTGGTGATGGTAACACCGGCATTTCAGCCGGATGGCGTAATCAATACCATCCATTACTCGGCCGCTTCAATCGCCGTGTTTCTGTCCTGGTTCCGATTGCTCCTGTTCCTGCAGAGATTCGACCAGGTCGGCATCTATGTGGTCATGTTCTTGGAGATTCTGCAGACGCTCATCAAAGTGCTGATGGTGTTCTCCATACTGATAATAGCCTTCGGCCTGGCTTTTTATATACTACTTTCGAAG ATTATTGACCCCCAACCGAACCACTTGTCCTTCTCCAACATACCCATGTCCTTGCTGCGCACTTTCTCAATGATGCTGGGCGAGCTGGACTTTGTGGGCACCTATGTGAACACCTACTATCGGGATCAGTTGAAGGTGCCCATGACCTCGTTCTTAATATTGA GCGTTTTTATGATCCTTATGCCCATTCTCCTGATGAACTTGCTCATCGGTTTGGCCGTCGGCGATATTGAGTCAGTGCGTCGCAATGCCCAGCTCAAGAGGCTGGCCATGCAGGTGGTGCTCCACACAGAGCTGGAGAGGAAGCTGCCCCATGTCTGGCTGCAGCGAGTGGACAAAATGGAGCTGATTGAGTATCCCAATGAAACCAAGTGCAAGCTCGGCTTCTGCGACTTCATCCTACGCAAGTGGTTCTCGAATCCGTTCACCGAGGATT CCTCCATGGACGTCATATCCTTCGACAACAACGATGACTACATCAATGCGGAATTGGAACGGCAGCGGCGAAAGTTGCGCGACATTAGTCGAATGCTGGAGCAACAGCACCAGCTGGTGCGACTCATTGTCCAGAAGATGGAGATCAAGACGGAGGCGGATGACGTGGACGAGGGTATATCGCCAAACGAGCTGCGCTCCGTAGTCGGCCTGAGATCGGCGGGCGGAAATCGATGGAACTCACCACGAGTCCGGAATAAACTACGAGCCGCTTTGAGCTTCAACAAGAGCATGTAG
- the LOC120448919 gene encoding DNA replication licensing factor Mcm7 — MARRDYAQDRESIKTFLSEFCKCDDDGKKEFVYGSQLVKLAHREQVLITIDLDDLAEFNESLAEAVVDNCRRYTSIFSDVIAELLPSYKQQEVHAKDALDVYIEHRLMMESRTRNPMEQRDERNSFPSELMKRFEVGFKPLSTEKAHSIREVKAQHIGKLVTVRGIVTRCTEVKPMMVVATYTCDRCGSETYQPVNSLSFTPVHDCPSDDCRVNKAGGRLYLQTRGSKFVKFQEVKMQEHSDQVPVGHIPRSMTIMCRGEVTRMAQPGDHIVVSGVFLPLMRTGFAQMIQGLLSETFLQAHRIICINKNDEISDKDAELTPEELEELAQDDFYERLATSLAPEIYGHLDVKKALLLLLVGGVDKRPDGMKIRGNINICLMGDPGVAKSQLLGYISRLAVRSQYTTGRGSSGVGLTAAVMKDPLTGEMTLEGGALVLADQGVCCIDEFDKMADQDRTAIHEVMEQQTISIAKAGIMTTLNARVSILAAANPAFGRYNPRRTVEQNIQLPAALLSRFDLLWLIQDKPDRDNDLRLAKHITYVHSHSKQPPTRVKALDMNLMRRYINLCKRKNPTIPDELTDYIVGAYVELRREARNQKDMTFTSARNLLGILRLSTALARLRLSDSVEKDDVAEALRLLEMSKDSLNQIHEHQKGHVPNTSDRIFAIVRELAGSGKGVKIADIMDRCTTKGFKPDQVDKCIDDYEELNVWQVNMGRTKITFM; from the exons ATGGCTCGACGAGATTATGCCCAAGACCGAG AATCGATCAAGACCTTCCTGTCGGAATTCTGCAAGTGCGACGATGATGGCAAAAAGGAGTTCGTCTACGGTTCACAGCTGGTGAAGCTGGCCCATCGGGAGCAAGTACTGATCACCATCGATCTGGATGATCTGGCGGAGTTCAATGAAAGTCTCGCGGAAGCGGTGGTCGACAATTGCCGGCGTTACACGTCCATATTCAGCGATGTGATTGCTGAACTCCTGCCCAGCTACAAACAGCAGGAGGTGCACGCCAAGGACGCCTTGGATGTTTACATCGAGCACCGCCTGATGATGGAGTCCCGCACCCGGAATCCTATGGAACAGCGCGATGAGCGCAACTCCTTCCCCTCGGAGCTGATGAAGCGATT CGAGGTGGGCTTCAAACCACTGTCCACGGAGAAGGCGCACTCTATTCGCGAGGTGAAAGCCCAGCATATTGGCAAACTGGTCACTGTTCGTGGCATCGTTACACGCTGCACGGAAGTCAAGCCCATGATGGTGGTGGCCACCTACACGTGCGATCGCTGTGGCTCGGAGACGTATCAGCCAGTCAACTCGCTTTCCTTTACGCCCGTGCACGATTGCCCTTCGGATGATTGCCGAGTGAACAAAGCTGGAGGACGGCTGTATTTGCAAACCCGTGGCTCCAAGTTCGTCAAGTTCCAGGAGGTCAAGATGCAGGAGCACAGCGACCAGGTGCCCGTGGGCCACATTCCACGCAGCATGACCATCATGTGCAGGGGCGAGGTCACGCGAATGGCACAGCCTGGAGATCACATTGTGGTCTCCGGAGTGTTCTTGCCGCTGATGCGCACCGGTTTCGCTCAGATGATTCAAGGTCTGCTCTCAGAGACATTCCTCCAAGCTCAC CGCATCATCTGTATCAACAAGAACGACGAGATCTCGGACAAAGATGCCGAGCTGACGCCGGAAGAGCTGGAGGAATTGGCCCAGGATGATTTCTACGAGCGCCTGGCCACCAGCTTGGCTCCCGAAATCTATGGACATTTGGATGTGAAGAAAgcgctgctgctccttttggTCGGAGGAGTTGACAAACGTCCCGATGGCATGAAGATTCGTGGCAACATCAACATCTGCCTCATGGGAGATCCCGGTGTGGCCAAGTCGCAGCTGCTGGGCTACATTAGCCGCTTGGCTGTGCGATCGCAGTACACCACAGGACGCGGTTCCTCGGGGGTGGGTCTCACGGCTGCAGTGATGAAGGATCCCCTCACAGGCGAGATGACATTGGAAGGAGGAGCTCTTGTGCTGGCCGATCAGGGAGTCTGCTGCATTGATGAATTCGACAAGATGGCGGATCAGGATCGTACAGCCATTCACGAGGTGATGGAACAGCAGACCATTTCGATAGCAAAAGCAGGCATCATGACGACCCTAAACGCTCGCGTTTCCATCCTGGCCGCTGCTAATCCCGCTTTTGGACGCTACAATCCTCGTCGCACCGTGGAGCAGAACATTCAGCTTCCAGCGGCCTTGCTCTCGCGTTTCGATCTGCTGTGGCTCATCCAGGATAAACCGGATCGTGACAATGATTTGCGTTTGGCCAAGCACATCACCTATGTGCACAGCCACAGCAAACAGCCTCCCACGCGAGTCAAGGCTCTGGACATGAATCTTATGCGGCGCTACATCAACCTGTGCAAGCGCAAGAACCCCACTATTCCGGATGAGCTCACCGACTACATTGTGGGCGCTTACGTGGAGCTGCGTCGAGAGGCGCGCAACCAGAAGGATATGACCTTCACCTCGGCCCGTAACTTGTTGGGAATCCTGCGACTGTCCACCGCTTTGGCTAGGTTGCGTCTATCCGATAGCGTGGAGAAGGATGATGTGGCTGAAGCACTGCGTCTGCTGGAGATGTCCAAGGACTCGCTCAACCAAATCCACGAGCACCAGAAGGGACA TGTTCCCAACACATCGGATCGAATCTTTGCCATCGTTCGTGAACTGGCTGGCTCTGGAAAGGGAGTCAAAATCGCCGACATCATGGACCGCTGCACAACCAAAGGATTCAAGCCCGACCAGGTGGACAAATGCATCGATGACTACGAGGAGCTCAATGTCTGGCAGGTCAACATGGGCCGCACGAAGATCACATTCATGTAG